The Magnolia sinica isolate HGM2019 chromosome 11, MsV1, whole genome shotgun sequence DNA window ttagggagttgagattaggattaggtgtaggtttaggtttagagatttgagaatacgttaaggtttaggtttaggttataggttaagttttaggtttaggttaaggttatataggttataggttttaagatttgagaataggtttaggtttaagttaaggttataagtttagatttagtaaatcgggttcaggttcgggatcgggtttaggtttcggttttcaagtttaggtttaggtttaggttagggagttgagattaggattaggtgtaggtttaggtttagggatttgagaatacgctaaggtttaggtttaggaaatcgggttcgggttgtaggtttaggtttaggttaggttatagtacTACAAGAAAATGgggttttagcctcggttcaaaactgtggctaaaaaggttaaaaagtgagggtaaagcctttagcctcagttttgcctcagttatccaaaccgaagTTGAAACCcttgtggctaaaggctttagcctcagttttagcaaccaaggctaaaatgacttttatagcctcggttcttcatgTGAGGCTAAatacctttttagcttcaattttcttgaaatgaggttaaatcaaaattttagcctccattgttttcaactgagactaaatccaaattttatcctcaattgcctccaaccgaagctaaatctatttttaaccttggttctcaacaaccgaggctaaaccCTTAAGCCACGGGAGTTacagtctcagtttaggtaactaaGGCAAAATTGAGACTAAAGATaaatttagcctttgttggcatcaactgaggctaaattcaatttttaacatcattttgCCCAAAGAAAAAGCCGATAAAGATTTAGTTCACCATATAAAGTGAAAGTATATCACTAAAGAGAAATCAAAACTATAAAACACTAAGAAAACCACATACCACGTTGGAATCAATGGCTTCAGAAGAAGGATCTACTTTCAGATTATGGACAATACCAGTTAAGGCAATGTCTGCCCCATATCCTTTGGAAATAATAAAGATGGAAGATCACCAAAGCTTTTACTGTTTGCTGTCAATCAGTCAGCATCAGTCAAAGGAAGATGTTGAAACAAGACTCAAACAATACAACAACAGTCTGACCACCAAACAACAGATTCTGTATCATCAACAACTCCcataaaaggagaaaagaaaaaggccTCTCTCAACTCTGCTCTTTTCAGTTAATGACAGCAGCAGCTCTACTTGAAAATTTCATAACCTCTATCACTTAAACAGGACAccaggaagaaaaaagaaatgaaaattagAATATGATGGAACTCCAGAGCTATCGTTTGCCATCAAGCTTTATTGTCTCCAACTACCTCCCTTTGGCAACAACGGCAAAAATCAGATCATCGAATTTCTCAGTCTTCCCCAGCAATACCTCAATCTATAACAAGTAAGAACAGAAACATTACAACTACAAGCATCATTGTATGCAAACAACTACctcccaaaaataaaaagtaaacagGAGTCTGGTTGTTGAGATCAAGTAACTAGTGTAGCCAAAGAGAAGAATTATATATGCTTGCGTCTTCCTGAAAGAAATGGAGGGGAGTGGTTTGATAAAACCGTAGAAATAATCAACCATGCTGGTTAAAAAAGCATGGGTATTTGAATTTGATCacttcaaataagaaaagaagaagaagaagaaggtagtaAGGATGATTAATTTGACATGACAAATATTAAAAACTAGCATTAACAGTGCCAACCTTCGCTTTTGGAATGAGACAGCCCTTGGATTCATCCTTCATGTCAACTGTAGACATCAAAATCCCTGCtcatgatggaaaaatagattattattatttgtaattcGCAAGTGTTAACAAGGGAACATGATAGGCAACAACCCAAGTTGGGCTTACTCTTCTCAATAGCCAGCCCTTTTTTCTTCAGAATCTCTGCAACTGTGACGGCTGTTGTGAGCGCTAAGGTAGAAAAAGCAAGCAAGTTGAGCTAACATAATGGTGATAATAAATAACTCAAGAATGCTATTGAATCTCATAACCTATATAAATGATTTGAACccatttatttggttttgttaatcatgttaataacctatgaggattttattttatttttaaaaaaaaatcctacttaGTTCTATTAATCATGTTAATAAcctatgaggatttttttttttttaataatctcctACTTGCATATAATCATTTCCACTTTTAAGATCCCACTTTTAAGATCTGTGTATAGTAACCCGATGCATGCTTAGAGGAAACCTATGCTTCAAAAGGAATCTAGTTGATTTTAAAAGGCTCCAATTGGCCCcttaaacaaaagattgtggtagTATTGCAAGAAAATTGGGATAAGGTGAGGTGAGCAAAGGGAAAATACTAATCCGATCCAGCTCCCTTAGGGCAATCTTGCTGTCATGTAAACCTCTCAGAACATTCTTACATGCATCAACACAACAGCTTTATAGACCTGTATGATAAAGGAAAGAATTAGAGGTAAACAGACTAAAGAATACAAGAATTTAAGTCAGCACATGGATGTACTCTGGATTGTTACCTTGCCAGGAGTTGAAGTTACTGAGACCACATACCACCTGAGTTTCAACCTATCAAACTGGCTTAGCTCAAAGGATACATCATATGTTAATCCTAAAGAATCCTGGACTGTAGTGAAGAGCCTGTTTACAAGGGCATGAGAAACATGCAACATAATCAGTTATGCCCACCAACATCTTGAGATGATACAAAACTGCTAGTTGTTTCTGGCAAACATAAAATCCCAAACTCTAGAATTGTACATATAGTTATCT harbors:
- the LOC131218973 gene encoding uncharacterized protein LOC131218973 isoform X2, with the protein product MRTKLMLDSCDAKNNHLVTSLLLSSGFWSDYLSSMGTGAIRGLPKWLFTTVQDSLGLTYDVSFELSQFDRLKLRWYVVSVTSTPGKVYKAVVLMHVRMF